The following are encoded in a window of Streptomyces griseiscabiei genomic DNA:
- a CDS encoding ABC transporter ATP-binding protein: protein MLDPLPGASSDRLPVADAATVRRATVRLVRADGRAFLAVLGLNGAAAATGLAGPWLVGRIIDEVRGGAGVGTVDRLAAVILVCALAQLLLARWARYVAHRFGERTLARVREEFVDRTLALPASVVERAGTGDLTARGTADVDAVGRTLRDAGPELLISSVQALFLIGAVFALDPLLGVCALFGLSGIGVVLRWYLRRARTGYLAEGAANSEVAEIVAATASGARTVEALRLERRRIAASGDALETSRRRRLHTLFLRTVLFPGMDVSYFVPQVLVLLVGGALLARGSVTLGTVVSAALYLQQLTGPLDEILMRVEMLQSSGASFARVEGLAGAPRAGSAVTPEPVDDRIDVTDVRYAYERGGEVLRGVDLTVRPGERLAVVGPSGAGKTTLSRLLAGIDAPTSGTVTVGGVPVVDLGPERLRRQVVLVTQEHHVFLGTVRDNLLIAEPSAADGELWAALAAVGADGWVRDLPGGLDARLGEGGRRTDGSQAQQLALARVVLADPHTLVLDEATALLDPTTARHTERALAAVLHGRTVVAIAHRLHTAHDADRVAVMEDGRITELGTHEELVAAEGAYAALWRRWHGERSV from the coding sequence GTGCTCGACCCCCTGCCCGGCGCCTCCTCGGACCGGCTGCCCGTCGCGGACGCGGCCACGGTGCGGCGGGCCACCGTACGCCTGGTACGGGCGGACGGCCGGGCGTTCCTCGCCGTGCTGGGGCTGAACGGAGCCGCCGCGGCGACGGGGCTGGCCGGGCCGTGGCTGGTGGGGCGGATCATCGACGAGGTGCGCGGCGGGGCCGGCGTCGGGACGGTGGACCGGCTGGCGGCGGTGATCCTGGTGTGCGCGCTGGCGCAGTTGCTGCTGGCGCGCTGGGCCCGGTACGTGGCGCACCGGTTCGGGGAGCGGACGCTCGCACGGGTGCGGGAGGAGTTCGTGGACCGGACACTCGCGCTGCCGGCGTCGGTCGTGGAGCGGGCGGGGACCGGTGATCTGACGGCGCGCGGCACGGCCGACGTGGACGCGGTCGGCCGGACGCTGCGGGACGCGGGCCCCGAGCTGCTGATCAGCTCGGTGCAGGCGCTGTTCCTGATCGGCGCGGTGTTCGCGCTGGACCCGCTGCTCGGGGTGTGCGCGCTGTTCGGGCTGAGCGGGATCGGGGTGGTGCTGCGCTGGTATCTGCGCCGGGCACGGACCGGGTATCTCGCGGAGGGCGCGGCCAATTCGGAGGTCGCGGAGATCGTCGCGGCGACCGCGTCCGGGGCCCGTACGGTCGAGGCGCTGCGGCTGGAACGACGGCGGATCGCGGCGAGCGGGGACGCGCTGGAGACGTCCCGGCGGCGCCGCCTCCACACCCTGTTCCTGCGCACGGTGCTCTTCCCGGGCATGGACGTCTCGTACTTCGTGCCGCAGGTGCTGGTCCTGCTGGTGGGCGGGGCGCTGCTCGCGCGCGGCTCGGTCACGCTGGGCACGGTGGTGTCGGCGGCCCTGTATCTGCAGCAGCTCACCGGCCCGCTGGACGAGATCCTGATGCGGGTCGAGATGCTGCAGAGCAGCGGTGCCTCGTTCGCGCGGGTCGAGGGGCTGGCCGGGGCGCCGCGCGCGGGCTCCGCCGTCACTCCCGAACCGGTGGACGACCGTATCGACGTGACGGACGTCCGTTACGCGTACGAGCGGGGCGGGGAGGTGCTGCGCGGGGTCGATCTGACGGTCCGGCCCGGTGAACGCCTCGCGGTGGTGGGCCCGTCGGGCGCCGGGAAGACGACACTCAGCCGTCTTCTCGCGGGCATCGACGCGCCGACGTCCGGCACCGTGACGGTCGGCGGCGTCCCCGTCGTCGACCTCGGCCCCGAGCGGCTGCGCCGGCAGGTCGTCCTGGTCACCCAGGAGCACCATGTGTTCCTGGGCACGGTCCGGGACAATCTGCTGATCGCCGAACCGTCGGCAGCGGACGGGGAGTTGTGGGCGGCGCTGGCGGCCGTGGGGGCGGACGGCTGGGTCCGTGACCTGCCCGGGGGCCTCGACGCCCGGCTCGGCGAGGGCGGTCGCCGTACGGACGGCTCCCAGGCCCAGCAACTCGCCCTGGCCCGGGTCGTCCTGGCCGACCCGCACACCCTCGTCCTGGACGAGGCGACCGCGCTCCTCGACCCCACCACGGCCCGCCACACCGAACGCGCCCTCGCCGCCGTCCTCCACGGCCGCACCGTCGTCGCCATCGCCCACCGTCTGCACACCGCCCACGACGCGGACCGTGTGGCCGTCATGGAGGACGGCCGCATCACCGAACTCGGCACCCACGAGGAGCTGGTGGCGGCCGAGGGGGCGTACGCGGCGCTGTGGCGGAGGTGGCACGGGGAACGGTCCGTATAG
- a CDS encoding ABC transporter ATP-binding protein, protein MTAPTTTAADKEPDKEPEGASGGKPGGEPGGTTSLVKPADDRSTTPRAPADDPFDHDDLPTPPGATLALLRSLLAPMRARVVMASVLLLLQQAAVQAGPLLVAYAIDSAVPALRDGRHGPLIAVAAGYLACALAAGGLQYLFIGASARVNQDVLLELRGRIFRHAQALSVDFHERYTSGRLISRSTTDVESLRELLDEGLQELIGVILAFVYISAMLLWLDLGLGAAAVASFVPLYAFVRSYRRRAASVYTARSSAIAAVIVKFAETMNGIRPVRAFRREAANDAEFNALNSHHERRNGDAILEMARYVVCSRVVANITVAAIVLWGAYRVASESLALGVLAAAVLYLRRLYDPIDRLGMFLNSYQSAAASLEKIAGLLAQTPSVPEPAEPKELPAAASSALPGREVVFDDVRFAYRTGGEVLPRFDLTLAAGSTVAVVGSTGAGKSTLAKLVARFYDPSSGRVLLDGVDLRDLPVPELRRGVIMVTQESFLFSGTVAENIAIGSPDASREDIERAAKAIGAHDFISALPDGYDTDVRKRGGRISAGQRQLVAFARALLADPAVLILDEATSSLDIPGERAVQRAMTTVLRGRTAVVIAHRLSTVEIADRVLVMEHGRVVEDGSPADLIAGTGRFADLHRAWRDSLA, encoded by the coding sequence ATGACGGCGCCCACGACCACCGCGGCGGACAAGGAACCGGACAAGGAGCCGGAGGGGGCCTCGGGCGGGAAGCCGGGCGGGGAGCCCGGCGGGACGACGTCCTTGGTGAAGCCCGCGGACGACCGGTCCACCACCCCCCGGGCCCCCGCCGACGACCCCTTCGACCACGACGACCTCCCCACTCCCCCCGGCGCCACCCTCGCCCTGCTGCGCTCCCTGCTCGCGCCGATGCGGGCCCGCGTCGTCATGGCGAGCGTGCTGCTGCTGCTCCAGCAGGCGGCCGTACAGGCGGGCCCGCTGCTGGTGGCGTACGCCATCGACAGTGCCGTACCGGCGCTGCGGGACGGCCGGCACGGGCCGCTGATCGCGGTGGCGGCCGGCTATCTGGCGTGCGCGCTGGCGGCCGGCGGGCTGCAGTACCTGTTCATCGGGGCGTCCGCGCGGGTCAACCAGGACGTGCTGCTGGAGCTGCGCGGCCGGATCTTCCGGCACGCGCAGGCGCTGAGCGTCGACTTCCACGAGCGGTACACCTCGGGCCGGCTGATCTCCCGCTCCACCACGGACGTCGAGTCGCTGCGCGAGCTGCTCGACGAGGGCCTTCAGGAACTCATCGGCGTGATCCTCGCCTTCGTCTACATCTCGGCGATGCTGCTCTGGCTGGACCTCGGGCTGGGCGCGGCGGCGGTGGCCTCGTTCGTGCCGCTGTACGCGTTCGTGCGGAGCTACCGGCGGCGCGCCGCGAGCGTCTACACGGCCCGGTCCAGCGCGATCGCCGCGGTGATCGTGAAGTTCGCGGAGACGATGAACGGCATCCGCCCGGTGCGGGCGTTCCGCCGGGAGGCCGCCAACGACGCCGAGTTCAACGCCCTCAACAGCCACCACGAGCGCAGGAACGGCGACGCGATCCTGGAGATGGCCCGCTATGTGGTCTGCTCCCGTGTCGTCGCCAACATCACGGTCGCGGCGATCGTGCTGTGGGGCGCGTACCGGGTCGCCTCGGAGTCGCTGGCGCTGGGGGTGCTGGCGGCGGCGGTGCTGTATCTGCGGCGGCTGTACGACCCGATCGACCGGCTCGGCATGTTCCTGAACTCCTACCAGTCGGCGGCGGCCTCGCTGGAGAAGATCGCGGGTCTGCTGGCCCAGACCCCGTCGGTCCCGGAGCCGGCCGAGCCGAAGGAGCTTCCGGCGGCGGCCTCGTCCGCGCTCCCCGGCCGCGAGGTGGTCTTCGACGACGTGCGGTTCGCGTACCGCACCGGCGGTGAGGTCCTGCCCCGCTTCGACCTCACCCTCGCGGCGGGCAGCACGGTGGCCGTGGTCGGCTCCACCGGCGCCGGGAAGTCGACCCTCGCCAAGCTGGTGGCGCGCTTCTACGACCCCTCGTCCGGGCGGGTCCTGCTGGACGGCGTCGATCTGCGCGACCTCCCGGTGCCCGAGCTGCGGCGCGGGGTGATCATGGTGACGCAGGAGTCGTTCCTGTTCTCCGGCACGGTCGCCGAGAACATCGCCATCGGCAGCCCCGACGCGTCCCGCGAGGACATCGAGCGTGCCGCCAAGGCCATCGGCGCCCATGACTTCATCTCCGCCCTGCCCGACGGCTACGACACCGACGTACGCAAGCGCGGTGGCCGTATCTCCGCCGGTCAGCGCCAACTCGTCGCGTTCGCGCGGGCGTTGCTCGCCGATCCGGCGGTCCTCATCCTGGACGAGGCGACCAGTTCCCTCGACATCCCGGGCGAACGGGCGGTCCAGCGCGCGATGACGACGGTGCTGCGCGGGCGCACGGCCGTGGTGATCGCCCACCGTCTGTCGACGGTGGAGATCGCCGACCGGGTCCTGGTGATGGAACACGGGCGGGTCGTGGAGGACGGCAGCCCGGCGGACCTGATCGCGGGCACGGGCCGCTTCGCGGACCTGCACCGGGCCTGGCGCGACAGCCTGGCGTAG
- a CDS encoding ABC transporter ATP-binding protein, with protein sequence MINAYEDPGTPDLRGGARYLWWLVKRQAGRSALGSLISCVWMVLLAATPYLLSRAIDEGLAPGDRGALVGWTAALFGVGAFNAWLSVMRHRTMTRVRMDANFRTVKVVMAHAVRLGAALPRRVGAGEVVTIGVGDVNTISTSLTVIGPGVGALAAYLVVAGLLVSVSLPIAAVVLLGMPLLAVVVGPLMRRLQGAETEYRERQGVLTARIADLAGGLRVLGGLGGKGLVADAFHRDSRRLRAQGYRVGAVTSWMQALGLGLPTVFLAVVTWLAARLAAQGAITVGELVSVFGFVTVLVRPVSYFVDWGYELSRGVVAARRVIRFLSLEPLPDHGTAYAPAEPSALHDPDSGVRVPPGRLVALAAGRPAEATAVVDRLGRYAPTAVTWGGTPLDAIPLAQVRERILVADHEADLFAGRLREVLGGGRGAPDDATAGRALHAAVAEDIVQGLPDGLDSAVDALGRNLSGGQRQRVRLARALLADPEILLAVEPTSALDAHTEARVAQRLRAARAGRTTLVTTTSPLVLDHADLVLHLVDGKVAATGTHRELLAAEPGYRALVARDAGETDGTGAPGTETGTETETDAEVVR encoded by the coding sequence ATGATCAACGCGTACGAGGACCCCGGCACCCCCGACCTCCGGGGCGGCGCCCGCTATCTGTGGTGGCTGGTCAAGCGGCAGGCGGGCCGCTCCGCCCTCGGCTCCCTCATCTCCTGTGTATGGATGGTGCTGCTCGCGGCCACCCCGTACCTGCTCTCCCGCGCGATCGACGAGGGTCTGGCACCGGGCGACCGCGGCGCCCTCGTCGGCTGGACGGCCGCCCTCTTCGGCGTGGGCGCGTTCAACGCCTGGCTGAGCGTCATGCGCCACCGCACGATGACCCGGGTGCGGATGGACGCCAACTTCCGCACGGTGAAGGTGGTGATGGCGCACGCCGTCCGGCTGGGGGCCGCGCTGCCGCGGCGTGTCGGTGCCGGGGAGGTCGTCACCATCGGGGTGGGCGACGTCAACACGATCTCCACCTCGCTGACGGTCATCGGGCCGGGGGTCGGCGCGCTCGCCGCGTATCTGGTGGTCGCCGGGCTGCTCGTGTCGGTCTCGCTGCCCATCGCGGCCGTCGTGCTGCTCGGGATGCCGCTGCTGGCCGTGGTCGTGGGGCCGTTGATGCGGCGGCTGCAGGGCGCGGAGACGGAGTACCGGGAGCGGCAGGGCGTGCTGACCGCGCGGATCGCGGATCTCGCGGGCGGGCTGCGGGTCCTGGGCGGGCTCGGCGGCAAGGGGCTGGTGGCCGACGCGTTCCACCGGGACTCGCGGCGGCTGCGGGCGCAGGGGTACCGGGTGGGGGCGGTGACCAGCTGGATGCAGGCGCTCGGGCTGGGGCTGCCGACGGTGTTCCTGGCGGTGGTGACCTGGCTGGCGGCCCGGCTCGCCGCCCAGGGGGCCATCACCGTGGGTGAGTTGGTGTCGGTGTTCGGGTTCGTGACGGTGCTGGTGAGGCCGGTGTCGTACTTCGTCGACTGGGGGTACGAGCTGAGCCGCGGGGTGGTGGCCGCGCGGCGGGTCATCCGGTTCCTGAGCCTGGAGCCGCTGCCGGACCACGGCACCGCGTACGCGCCCGCCGAGCCCTCGGCACTGCACGATCCCGACTCGGGCGTCCGGGTGCCGCCGGGGCGGCTGGTGGCGCTGGCCGCCGGCCGGCCGGCCGAGGCGACGGCGGTGGTGGACCGGCTCGGCCGCTACGCGCCGACCGCGGTGACCTGGGGCGGAACCCCGCTCGACGCGATCCCGCTGGCGCAGGTCCGGGAGCGGATCCTGGTCGCGGACCACGAGGCGGACCTGTTCGCGGGCCGGCTCCGCGAGGTCCTCGGCGGCGGACGGGGCGCCCCGGACGACGCGACGGCCGGGCGGGCGCTCCACGCGGCCGTGGCCGAGGACATCGTGCAGGGTCTGCCGGACGGCCTGGACTCGGCGGTCGACGCGCTCGGCCGGAATCTCTCCGGCGGCCAGCGGCAGCGGGTACGGCTGGCGCGGGCGCTGCTGGCCGACCCGGAGATCCTGCTCGCCGTGGAGCCGACCTCGGCGCTCGACGCGCACACCGAGGCCCGCGTCGCCCAGCGGCTGCGGGCCGCCCGCGCGGGCCGTACGACCCTGGTCACCACCACCTCGCCGCTGGTCCTCGACCACGCGGACCTCGTTCTCCACCTGGTCGACGGCAAGGTCGCGGCGACCGGCACCCACCGTGAACTCCTCGCGGCGGAACCGGGATACCGGGCGCTGGTGGCGCGGGACGCGGGGGAGACGGACGGCACCGGCGCCCCAGGGACAGAGACAGGGACAGAGACAGAGACGGACGCGGAGGTCGTACGGTGA
- a CDS encoding ABC transporter ATP-binding protein, with protein sequence MPTTRATAEEPDPTQEPEQATKDARAERRSAVRTLLRLWPYVRPVRARLSVAAFVAVIASCVGLVIPLVLKWMVDGPVADRDPAGVWLGALYLLLLGLTEALLFGLRRWLVARPLAGVEASMRADLYRHLQRLPVAFHDRWASGQLLSRGTTDLMLLRMFLAFPLTFLLVNAVTIVVGVIIMLLQDWTLGLVILGPAVPVIVTCVLFERKYAAVARLAQDQVGDLTTVVEESVLGIRIIKGFGRHRSQARAFRELSRTLRGTELRKARLLSVIWGVIITLPELAIGAALVLGVVQVADGVLSAGTLVAFLSTALALRWPVDSIGFLLAMSQEAATATERYFEVMDEKPESSGPKGSAGPALAPAEGGLRFHDVTFRYPDAAPGTTPTLAHIDLHIRPGESMALVGATGSGKTTLTALVPRLHEITSGRITLDGHDIAAMPRESLRALVAVAFEEPTLFSATVGENVLMGAGDEAGEAELDRALAIAQAEFAHALPGGTATQVGEQGLSLSGGQRQRLALARAVVGRPRFLVLDDPLSALDVHTEAAVEAALRRVLAETTALIVAHRPSTVLLADRVALLSGGRITAVGTHQELLRTNTEYTRLMSGTEEGDER encoded by the coding sequence ATGCCCACGACACGTGCAACCGCCGAGGAACCCGACCCGACCCAGGAACCCGAGCAGGCCACGAAGGACGCGCGGGCCGAGCGGCGGTCCGCCGTACGGACACTGCTGCGACTGTGGCCGTACGTGCGGCCCGTGCGGGCGCGGCTGTCCGTCGCCGCGTTCGTGGCGGTCATCGCCTCGTGCGTGGGCCTGGTCATCCCGCTCGTCCTGAAGTGGATGGTGGACGGGCCGGTCGCCGACCGGGACCCGGCGGGCGTCTGGCTCGGGGCGCTGTACCTGCTGCTGCTCGGGCTCACCGAGGCGCTGCTGTTCGGGCTCAGGCGCTGGCTGGTGGCGCGGCCCCTCGCCGGGGTCGAGGCGTCGATGCGGGCGGACCTCTACCGCCATCTGCAGCGTCTGCCGGTCGCCTTCCACGACCGCTGGGCCTCCGGGCAGCTGCTGTCGCGCGGCACGACCGATCTGATGCTGCTGCGGATGTTCCTCGCGTTCCCGCTGACGTTCCTGCTGGTCAACGCGGTGACCATCGTGGTCGGTGTGATCATCATGCTGCTCCAGGACTGGACGCTGGGGCTGGTCATCCTGGGGCCCGCGGTCCCGGTGATCGTCACCTGTGTCCTCTTCGAGCGGAAGTACGCGGCGGTCGCGCGGCTCGCCCAGGACCAGGTGGGCGACCTCACCACGGTCGTCGAGGAGAGCGTGCTCGGGATCCGCATCATCAAGGGGTTCGGGCGGCACCGCAGCCAGGCGCGCGCGTTCCGTGAGCTGTCGCGGACGCTGCGGGGGACGGAACTGCGCAAGGCCCGCCTGCTGTCGGTGATCTGGGGCGTCATCATCACGCTGCCCGAGCTGGCGATCGGGGCGGCGCTGGTGCTGGGTGTGGTCCAGGTCGCGGACGGAGTGCTCTCGGCCGGCACGCTGGTCGCCTTCCTCTCCACCGCGCTCGCGCTGCGCTGGCCCGTCGACTCGATCGGCTTCCTGCTGGCGATGAGCCAGGAGGCGGCGACGGCGACGGAGCGGTATTTCGAGGTGATGGACGAGAAGCCGGAGTCCAGCGGGCCCAAGGGGTCCGCCGGCCCGGCGCTCGCGCCCGCGGAGGGCGGGCTCCGGTTCCACGACGTCACCTTCCGCTACCCGGACGCGGCCCCCGGCACCACCCCCACCCTCGCCCACATCGACCTGCACATCCGCCCCGGCGAGTCGATGGCGCTGGTCGGCGCGACCGGCTCCGGCAAGACCACCCTCACCGCCCTCGTCCCCCGGCTGCACGAGATCACGTCCGGCCGCATCACCCTGGACGGTCACGACATCGCCGCGATGCCCCGGGAGTCGCTGCGCGCCCTGGTGGCCGTCGCCTTCGAGGAGCCCACCCTCTTCTCGGCGACGGTCGGCGAGAACGTCCTCATGGGCGCCGGGGACGAGGCGGGCGAAGCCGAGCTGGACCGCGCCCTGGCCATCGCCCAGGCGGAGTTCGCGCACGCGCTCCCCGGCGGCACCGCCACCCAGGTCGGCGAGCAGGGGCTCAGCCTCTCCGGCGGCCAGCGGCAGCGCCTGGCGCTCGCGCGGGCGGTGGTCGGCAGACCCCGCTTCCTGGTCCTCGACGACCCGCTGTCCGCGCTGGACGTGCACACGGAGGCGGCGGTGGAGGCCGCGCTGCGCCGGGTGCTCGCGGAGACGACCGCGCTGATCGTGGCGCACCGCCCGTCGACCGTCCTGCTCGCCGACCGTGTGGCGCTGCTCTCCGGCGGCCGGATCACGGCGGTGGGCACCCATCAGGAACTGCTGCGCACGAACACGGAGTACACCCGTCTGATGTCCGGGACCGAGGAGGGGGACGAGCGATGA